From the genome of Sphingomonas sp. HMP6, one region includes:
- a CDS encoding alpha/beta fold hydrolase, whose protein sequence is MSPYENRYWWSNDGIRLHYRDYPGDSSKPPILCLPGLTRNARDFDAVARRLSPEWRVIAIDLRGRGDSGYAKDPMTYVPLTYVQDVQALLGELGVGRYIAFGSSLGGIVSMLLAGTSRESVAGVLLNDVGPDIMAEGLARIRSYVGRSNTWPTWIHAARAVAEANGGVYPDFTLEDWLAMAKRLYRLNSAGRIVLDYDMKIAEPFRVPGNEAGPDMWRALAVLKSVPTLIVRGAKSDVLSAATAARMAETLDDGELVTIAGVGHTPTLGEPEAEAGIDRLLARIV, encoded by the coding sequence ATGTCGCCTTATGAAAATCGATATTGGTGGTCGAACGACGGAATCCGGCTGCATTATCGCGATTATCCGGGGGATTCGTCCAAGCCGCCGATCCTCTGCCTGCCCGGCCTGACGCGCAATGCGCGCGATTTCGATGCGGTGGCGCGGCGGCTTTCGCCCGAGTGGCGGGTGATCGCGATCGACCTGCGCGGGCGCGGCGACAGCGGCTATGCCAAGGACCCGATGACTTATGTCCCGCTCACCTATGTGCAGGATGTCCAGGCGTTGCTCGGCGAGCTTGGCGTGGGGCGTTACATTGCCTTTGGCAGCTCGCTCGGCGGGATCGTCTCGATGCTGCTGGCGGGGACCTCGCGCGAAAGCGTGGCGGGGGTGCTGCTCAACGATGTCGGGCCGGACATCATGGCCGAGGGGCTGGCGCGGATTCGCAGCTATGTCGGGCGGTCGAACACCTGGCCCACCTGGATCCACGCGGCGCGCGCGGTCGCCGAGGCGAATGGCGGGGTCTATCCGGATTTTACGCTGGAGGACTGGCTGGCGATGGCGAAGCGGCTCTATCGGCTGAACAGCGCTGGCCGGATCGTGCTCGATTACGACATGAAGATCGCTGAGCCGTTCCGCGTTCCCGGCAACGAGGCCGGTCCCGACATGTGGCGCGCGCTGGCGGTGTTGAAGAGCGTGCCGACGTTGATCGTGCGGGGCGCAAAATCGGACGTGCTGTCAGCGGCGACGGCGGCGCGGATGGCGGAGACGCTCGACGATGGCGAGCTGGTGACGATCGCCGGTGTCGGTCACACCCCGACCTTGGGCGAACCCGAGGCCGAGGCCGGGATCGACCGGCTGCTGGCGCGGATCGTTTAA
- a CDS encoding protein adenylyltransferase SelO, translated as MSTPPQAYLPQRAILDLGDALSDPVEAARFPQTVLRFRNDRAAKEVGLADLGDSEWLAHFGRFQPLSGNLEQPLALRYHGHQFRQYNPDIGDGRGFLFAQMRDDRGRLMDLATKGSGTTPWSRFGDGRLTLKGGVREVLATEMLQALGVNTSRSFSLIETGEALERGDEPSPTRSAVLVRLSHGHIRIGTFQRLAYLRDAETMERLIGYVLRNLYNEEPGEDAAAQLLDLVVARTATLTASYMAAGFVHGVLNTDNINVTGESFDYGPWRFAPTWEPSFTAAYFDHHGLYAFGRQPEAIHWNAMQLAVSLRTVSEAEPLIAVLDSFAERYQRAVSTAILWRLGVVPQDPFSDRALVQAVERGLVASKLGLDRFFFDAFGGTAPTDPAFDEARTALQAYTPRKPRDHAYWQGEPCAMLIDEVEAIWAAIDQNDDWGPFEAKIAAIREMGEALS; from the coding sequence ATGAGCACCCCCCCGCAAGCCTATCTCCCGCAGCGCGCCATCCTCGATTTGGGCGATGCCCTTTCTGATCCCGTGGAGGCGGCACGTTTCCCGCAAACGGTCTTACGGTTTCGCAACGATCGCGCGGCGAAGGAGGTTGGACTCGCCGACCTCGGCGACAGCGAATGGCTGGCGCATTTCGGTCGCTTTCAGCCGCTGTCCGGCAATCTCGAACAACCGCTCGCGCTGCGCTACCACGGCCACCAGTTCCGCCAGTACAATCCCGACATCGGCGACGGTCGCGGCTTCCTGTTCGCGCAAATGCGCGACGACCGCGGGCGCCTGATGGACTTGGCGACCAAGGGATCGGGCACCACCCCGTGGAGCCGCTTCGGCGACGGCCGCCTGACGCTGAAAGGCGGGGTGCGTGAAGTGCTCGCCACCGAAATGCTCCAGGCGCTCGGCGTCAACACCTCGCGCAGCTTCTCGCTGATCGAAACCGGCGAAGCGCTCGAGCGCGGCGACGAACCCTCCCCTACGCGCTCTGCCGTGCTGGTGCGGCTGAGCCACGGCCATATCCGCATCGGCACGTTTCAGCGCCTCGCCTATCTACGCGATGCCGAGACAATGGAGCGGCTCATCGGCTACGTCCTGCGCAATCTCTACAACGAAGAACCGGGCGAGGACGCGGCGGCGCAACTGCTTGATCTGGTGGTGGCCCGCACCGCCACCCTCACCGCCAGCTACATGGCGGCCGGATTCGTCCACGGCGTGCTCAATACCGACAATATCAATGTGACCGGCGAGAGCTTCGACTACGGCCCGTGGCGCTTCGCCCCGACCTGGGAGCCAAGCTTCACCGCCGCCTATTTCGATCATCACGGCCTCTATGCCTTCGGTCGCCAGCCCGAGGCGATCCACTGGAACGCGATGCAGCTCGCCGTTTCGCTCCGCACGGTGAGCGAGGCGGAACCGCTGATCGCGGTGCTCGACAGCTTCGCCGAACGCTATCAGCGCGCGGTCTCGACGGCGATCCTGTGGCGGCTCGGCGTGGTGCCGCAAGACCCGTTCAGCGACCGCGCACTCGTCCAGGCGGTCGAGCGCGGCCTCGTGGCGAGCAAACTCGGCCTCGACCGCTTCTTCTTCGACGCCTTCGGCGGCACCGCGCCGACCGATCCGGCGTTCGACGAAGCGCGCACCGCGCTCCAAGCCTACACCCCCCGCAAACCCCGCGACCACGCCTATTGGCAGGGCGAACCCTGTGCGATGCTGATCGACGAGGTCGAAGCGATCTGGGCGGCAATCGACCAGAACGATGATTGGGGGCCGTTTGAGGCCAAGATCGCCGCGATCCGCGAAATGGGCGAGGCGTTGAGCTAG
- the recO gene encoding DNA repair protein RecO → MHLRAEALILAIRHHGEHGAIARALTAEHGLQAGYVRGGRSSRIRPILQPANRVIGEWRARTDDQLASLSVELVTSRAPLYAEPLPALALDWVTTLTAAALPEAQPYPRLYAALDGTIAAVESAPAARGWALALARYELLVLAELGYGLERETLPPALASGVAPEWPEILEALGITGEALAAQILVERRAVTLDARARLVDRLKRAVA, encoded by the coding sequence ATGCACCTGCGCGCCGAAGCCCTGATCCTCGCGATCCGCCATCACGGCGAGCATGGCGCGATCGCGCGCGCGCTGACTGCCGAGCATGGGTTGCAGGCGGGCTATGTGCGGGGTGGGCGCTCCAGCCGGATCCGGCCGATCCTGCAACCCGCCAACCGCGTGATCGGCGAATGGCGTGCGCGCACCGATGATCAGCTTGCCAGTTTGAGCGTCGAACTCGTCACCAGCCGCGCGCCGCTTTATGCCGAGCCGCTCCCGGCGCTCGCGCTCGATTGGGTGACGACGCTGACCGCCGCTGCGCTGCCCGAGGCGCAACCCTATCCGCGATTGTACGCCGCGCTCGACGGGACGATTGCGGCGGTCGAATCCGCCCCCGCGGCGCGCGGGTGGGCGCTGGCGCTGGCGCGCTATGAATTGCTGGTGCTGGCGGAGCTTGGCTATGGCCTGGAGCGCGAGACGCTGCCGCCGGCGCTTGCCAGCGGGGTGGCCCCGGAATGGCCCGAAATCCTTGAGGCGCTGGGCATCACGGGCGAGGCGCTGGCCGCGCAAATTCTGGTCGAACGGCGCGCGGTGACGCTCGATGCGCGCGCGCGGCTGGTCGATCGGCTGAAAAGGGCGGTTGCGTGA
- a CDS encoding glycosyltransferase family 4 protein yields the protein MPRPVNILHLHSTFSLGGKEARAVRLMNVFGDRARHTIVSGMEGQYGAREAIAKGIDYEIAQNAPPLTGNPSVNRYEAIAAYMRRFDLVLSYNWGAIDGAMARRVSSKGVPPLIHHEDGFNADEAKWLKPQRNVYRRFALTKAAALVVPSETLEDIALNIWKQPRERVHRIANGIDTALYARKPKPNAIPGLKRKPGEVVIGTLAGLREVKDLPMLVRAVGGMSTRVRLVIVGEGPERQAILDTAERMGMEDQLVMPGFLPRPHEYIGLFDILALSSKSEQFPICVVEAMAAGLPIVSTPVGDVLRMVVPENRSYVEGRTQEVALRDALEALAKSVPEGRAWLGQKNRAKAVAEYDEAGMIARYAALYGNVIGRPDAFA from the coding sequence ATGCCTCGTCCGGTCAACATCCTGCACCTCCATTCCACCTTCTCGCTCGGGGGCAAGGAAGCGCGGGCGGTGCGGTTGATGAACGTGTTTGGGGATCGGGCGCGCCACACGATCGTGTCGGGGATGGAGGGACAGTATGGGGCGCGCGAGGCCATCGCCAAGGGGATCGATTACGAAATCGCGCAGAATGCGCCGCCGCTGACCGGTAATCCCTCGGTCAACCGCTATGAAGCGATTGCCGCGTATATGCGCCGCTTCGATCTGGTGCTGAGCTACAATTGGGGCGCGATCGACGGGGCGATGGCGCGGCGCGTGTCGTCGAAGGGCGTGCCGCCGCTGATCCACCATGAGGACGGCTTCAATGCGGACGAGGCCAAGTGGCTGAAGCCGCAGCGCAATGTCTATCGCCGCTTCGCGCTGACCAAGGCGGCGGCGTTGGTCGTGCCATCGGAGACGCTTGAGGACATCGCGCTCAACATCTGGAAGCAGCCGCGCGAGCGCGTTCACCGCATCGCGAACGGTATCGATACCGCGCTCTATGCCAGGAAGCCGAAGCCAAACGCGATTCCAGGCCTCAAGCGCAAGCCGGGCGAAGTGGTGATCGGCACGCTGGCGGGCCTGCGCGAGGTCAAGGATCTGCCGATGCTGGTGCGCGCAGTCGGCGGCATGTCGACGCGCGTGCGTCTTGTGATCGTGGGGGAGGGGCCGGAGCGGCAGGCGATCCTAGATACGGCCGAGCGGATGGGGATGGAGGATCAACTGGTGATGCCCGGTTTCCTGCCGCGGCCGCACGAATATATCGGCCTGTTCGACATTCTGGCGCTGTCGTCCAAGAGCGAGCAATTCCCGATCTGCGTGGTCGAGGCGATGGCGGCGGGCCTGCCGATCGTTTCCACCCCGGTGGGCGATGTGTTGCGGATGGTGGTGCCCGAGAATCGTAGTTATGTCGAAGGCCGGACGCAGGAAGTGGCGCTGCGCGATGCGCTTGAGGCGCTGGCCAAGTCGGTTCCGGAAGGCAGGGCATGGCTTGGCCAAAAGAACCGTGCCAAGGCCGTCGCAGAATATGACGAAGCAGGGATGATTGCGCGCTATGCGGCGCTTTACGGAAATGTCATCGGCCGACCGGATGCATTTGCCTAA
- the cobA gene encoding uroporphyrinogen-III C-methyltransferase: MATLLDPTAHIVSTVGRVILVGAGPGALDLLTVRAVAALKQADVVVHDGLIDPRVLDLAPAAAQRISVAKQRARHTLPQDAINALLVAHAKTGAIVVRLKGGDPFIFGRGGEEVEAVRAAGLPVEIIPGVSAALGCAAEAMLPLTHRDHSSAVSFVAGQCKGLADQDWSGLAGKGRTLVIYMGVATATDIADKLMRDGVAPDMPVAVLERGTLDGHRAIRTLLADLGQMVEREKVASPAIIVVGEVVNLSDAEDKLGRWARIAESVA, encoded by the coding sequence ATGGCAACACTCCTCGACCCTACTGCGCACATTGTATCGACGGTGGGACGCGTCATCCTCGTCGGCGCGGGCCCGGGTGCTCTCGACTTGCTGACGGTGCGCGCGGTGGCGGCGCTCAAGCAAGCCGATGTCGTCGTTCATGACGGCCTCATCGACCCGCGCGTGCTCGATCTCGCCCCCGCCGCCGCGCAGCGCATCTCGGTCGCCAAGCAGCGCGCGCGCCATACCCTCCCGCAAGACGCCATCAACGCGCTGCTCGTCGCACATGCGAAGACCGGCGCGATCGTCGTGCGGCTGAAGGGCGGGGATCCTTTCATCTTCGGGCGCGGCGGTGAGGAAGTCGAGGCCGTGCGCGCGGCGGGTCTGCCGGTCGAAATCATCCCCGGCGTATCGGCGGCGCTGGGGTGCGCGGCGGAGGCGATGTTGCCGCTCACCCACCGCGACCATTCGAGCGCGGTCAGCTTCGTCGCCGGGCAATGCAAGGGCCTCGCCGATCAGGATTGGTCGGGGCTCGCCGGCAAGGGCCGCACGCTCGTCATCTACATGGGCGTCGCCACGGCAACCGACATCGCCGACAAATTGATGCGCGACGGCGTCGCCCCGGACATGCCGGTGGCGGTGCTCGAACGCGGCACGCTCGACGGGCACCGCGCGATCAGGACATTGCTTGCCGATCTCGGGCAGATGGTGGAACGCGAGAAAGTCGCCAGCCCCGCGATCATCGTCGTCGGCGAGGTGGTCAATCTGTCCGATGCCGAGGATAAATTGGGGCGCTGGGCAAGAATTGCGGAGAGTGTGGCGTGA
- a CDS encoding glycosidase codes for MTFSHDALIFAPGDIDLSQSPLAGKVDAETYVLGAFNPGMTRLPNGNLLLMVRVAEALRTPIHDQAIHAIRWTEHSYALDAWPLDFVDTADPRKFMMRAAGWKIMALTSISWLLPVELNADGTRVEQVHYDKAIAPRAPYQCYGVEDARISKVGDRYLMTTCSVSPERHSTTLYTSDNALDWQLEGIVLDHQNKDMLIFEGLVAGKYFAQTRPLGDLYFAYPPGSEWRSGPSINLASSPDALHWKPYDKPGIRPHAATMATARMGGGAPPILTPEGWLSLWHGVEPAGVVGIYRTYWSLLDRDDPSVVLRTSHEPLIEANAALTDPIKDLMYLDNVVFTTGIADAGDHYVVASGEADLACRVTWVAKGAFE; via the coding sequence ATGACCTTTTCTCATGACGCACTCATTTTCGCCCCCGGCGATATCGACCTCAGCCAGTCGCCGCTCGCCGGGAAGGTCGATGCCGAAACCTATGTGCTGGGGGCGTTCAATCCGGGCATGACGCGGTTGCCCAACGGCAATCTGCTGTTGATGGTGCGGGTGGCGGAGGCGCTGCGGACGCCGATCCATGATCAGGCGATTCATGCGATCCGCTGGACCGAGCATAGCTACGCGCTCGACGCCTGGCCGCTCGATTTCGTTGACACCGCCGATCCGCGCAAATTCATGATGCGCGCGGCGGGGTGGAAGATCATGGCGCTGACCTCGATCTCGTGGCTGCTGCCGGTCGAGCTTAACGCCGATGGCACCAGGGTCGAGCAGGTCCATTACGACAAGGCGATTGCGCCGCGTGCGCCGTACCAATGCTACGGCGTCGAGGATGCGCGGATCAGCAAGGTGGGTGACCGCTATCTGATGACGACCTGCTCGGTCAGCCCGGAGCGGCATTCGACGACGCTCTACACTTCGGACAATGCGCTCGACTGGCAGCTCGAGGGGATCGTGCTCGATCATCAGAATAAGGACATGCTGATCTTCGAGGGGCTGGTTGCGGGCAAGTATTTCGCGCAGACGCGGCCGTTGGGCGATTTGTATTTCGCCTATCCGCCGGGGAGCGAATGGCGCAGCGGGCCGTCGATCAACCTCGCCTCATCGCCCGATGCGCTGCATTGGAAGCCGTATGACAAGCCCGGCATCCGCCCGCACGCCGCGACGATGGCGACCGCGCGGATGGGCGGCGGCGCCCCGCCGATCCTGACGCCCGAGGGCTGGCTGTCGCTGTGGCACGGCGTGGAGCCGGCCGGCGTGGTCGGCATCTACCGCACCTATTGGAGCTTGCTCGACCGCGACGACCCGAGCGTGGTGCTGCGCACGTCGCATGAGCCGTTGATTGAGGCGAATGCGGCGCTGACCGATCCGATCAAGGACTTGATGTATCTCGACAATGTCGTGTTCACGACGGGCATCGCCGATGCGGGGGATCATTATGTCGTGGCGAGCGGCGAGGCGGATCTGGCGTGTCGGGTGACGTGGGTGGCGAAGGGGGCGTTTGAGTAG
- the astD gene encoding succinylglutamate-semialdehyde dehydrogenase has product MSSELLSYEPATGATLWRGQIGDVDAEVATARANWAPWAAQPLAYRIEALRRFANVVRARADGFADLIARETGKPLWEARTEVESVIAKVDISVSAYAERTPQRRLDTQMGGRMALRHKPHGVLAVLGPYNFPAHLPNGHIVPALLAGNAVVFKPSEKTPAVGAFLVDCFHASGIPEGCVRLVIGGAAEGKALAGHDGIDGLLFTGSAHTGIALNRQFATRPQKILALEMGGNNPIVVWDSPDLPSAAIVIVQSAFTSAGQRCTAARRLIVDEKLYDPLMAEVTKLLTRIIVDEPHADPAPFMGPVIDNESADLLTESFLELMMRGGRAIRHLERPVANRPFLRPALIDTTDMNDRPDIELFGPILQVIRKSSFDDAIEEANNTRYGLSASLLSQDPALYDRFWANARAGIVNWNKPTNGASSGAPFGGIGWSGNHRPSAYYAADYCAYPVVSSEAEQARASIGVGLRDA; this is encoded by the coding sequence ATGTCTTCCGAACTCCTTTCCTACGAACCCGCGACTGGTGCCACCTTGTGGCGTGGCCAGATCGGCGATGTCGATGCCGAGGTCGCCACCGCGCGCGCAAATTGGGCGCCTTGGGCCGCGCAACCGCTTGCGTATCGGATCGAGGCGCTGCGCCGTTTCGCCAATGTCGTGCGCGCCCGCGCCGATGGTTTTGCCGATTTGATCGCGCGCGAAACCGGCAAGCCGTTGTGGGAGGCGCGGACCGAGGTCGAATCGGTCATCGCCAAGGTCGATATCTCGGTCAGCGCCTATGCCGAGCGCACACCGCAGCGCCGCCTCGACACGCAAATGGGCGGGCGCATGGCGCTGCGCCACAAGCCGCACGGCGTGCTCGCGGTGCTCGGACCGTATAATTTCCCCGCGCATTTGCCCAACGGCCACATCGTCCCAGCACTCCTCGCCGGGAACGCCGTGGTGTTCAAACCGTCCGAAAAGACCCCCGCAGTCGGCGCGTTCCTGGTTGATTGCTTCCACGCCAGCGGCATCCCCGAAGGCTGCGTCCGCCTGGTCATCGGTGGTGCTGCCGAGGGCAAGGCGCTGGCCGGGCATGACGGCATCGACGGGCTGCTCTTTACCGGCTCCGCTCACACCGGCATCGCGCTCAACCGACAGTTCGCGACGCGGCCTCAAAAGATCCTCGCGCTGGAAATGGGCGGCAACAACCCGATCGTGGTGTGGGATTCGCCCGATCTGCCCTCCGCTGCGATCGTCATCGTGCAATCCGCCTTCACCAGCGCAGGGCAGCGCTGCACCGCCGCGCGCCGCCTGATCGTCGATGAGAAACTCTACGATCCGTTGATGGCCGAAGTGACCAAATTGCTCACCCGCATCATCGTCGATGAACCGCATGCCGACCCAGCCCCGTTCATGGGCCCGGTGATCGACAATGAAAGCGCCGACCTGCTGACCGAAAGCTTCCTCGAACTGATGATGCGCGGCGGCCGTGCGATCCGCCATCTCGAACGGCCCGTCGCCAACCGCCCGTTCCTACGCCCGGCGTTGATCGACACGACCGACATGAACGACCGGCCCGACATCGAATTGTTCGGCCCGATCCTGCAAGTCATCCGCAAATCGAGCTTCGACGATGCGATCGAGGAGGCGAACAACACGCGCTACGGCCTGTCCGCGTCGCTGCTCAGCCAGGATCCAGCGCTGTACGACCGCTTCTGGGCGAATGCGCGCGCCGGCATCGTCAATTGGAACAAGCCGACCAATGGTGCCTCGTCGGGTGCCCCATTCGGCGGCATCGGCTGGTCCGGCAACCACCGCCCGAGCGCCTATTACGCCGCGGATTATTGCGCCTATCCGGTGGTATCGAGCGAAGCGGAGCAGGCGCGGGCGAGCATCGGGGTCGGCTTGCGCGACGCCTGA
- a CDS encoding NAD(P)H-dependent flavin oxidoreductase — protein sequence MFKGLKPIVYGGREVWPIVEGGKGVAATNHASAGAWAAAGGIGTVSAVNADSYDPDGKIIPQVYKALTRRERHEELIEYAIEGAVQQVQRAFDIAGGKGAININVLWEMGGAQRILHGVLERTRGLVSGVTCGAGMPYKLSEITASYEVSYLPIVSSGRAFRALWKRAYSKASEWLSAVVYEDPWLAGGHNGLSNAEDPLVPQDPYPRVKALRETMREGGISDDVPIVMAGGVWYLRDWSDWIDNPELGSIAFQFGTRPLLTQESPIPEGWKAKLTNIEEGEVLLHRFSPTGFYSSAVLNPFLRHLQARSDRQIAFSAQPAGDHTHQLDVGVKGKNFWVTLGDLLRARQWYRAGFTDALKTLDNTLVFVTPEDKGVIRKDQADCMGCLSQCAFSSWSDTETNSTGRLADPRSFCIQKTLQDIAHGGEIDQNLMFAGHGAYQFKRDPFYSNGFVPTVKQLVDRILTGD from the coding sequence TTGTTTAAAGGTTTGAAGCCCATCGTTTATGGCGGCCGTGAGGTTTGGCCGATCGTAGAAGGTGGCAAGGGGGTTGCTGCGACCAATCACGCGAGCGCGGGGGCGTGGGCCGCCGCGGGCGGAATCGGCACGGTTTCGGCGGTGAATGCCGACAGCTATGACCCGGACGGCAAAATCATCCCGCAAGTCTATAAAGCGCTGACGCGGCGCGAACGGCACGAAGAGCTGATCGAGTACGCGATCGAGGGTGCCGTCCAGCAAGTCCAGCGCGCGTTCGACATTGCCGGTGGCAAGGGCGCGATCAACATCAATGTGCTGTGGGAAATGGGCGGGGCGCAACGCATTTTGCACGGCGTGCTGGAACGCACGCGCGGGCTCGTCTCGGGCGTTACCTGCGGCGCGGGGATGCCGTACAAATTGTCCGAGATCACCGCGTCCTATGAAGTGAGCTATCTCCCGATCGTGAGTTCGGGCCGGGCCTTCCGGGCACTGTGGAAGCGCGCCTATTCCAAGGCGTCGGAATGGCTGTCAGCGGTGGTCTATGAGGATCCGTGGCTGGCGGGCGGGCATAACGGCCTGTCCAATGCCGAGGACCCGCTCGTTCCGCAGGACCCCTATCCGCGCGTGAAGGCGCTGCGCGAGACGATGCGCGAAGGTGGCATTTCGGACGACGTGCCGATCGTGATGGCGGGCGGCGTGTGGTATCTGCGCGACTGGTCCGACTGGATCGACAATCCCGAGCTCGGCAGCATCGCCTTCCAGTTCGGCACGCGGCCGTTGTTGACGCAGGAAAGCCCGATTCCCGAAGGCTGGAAGGCCAAGCTGACCAATATCGAGGAAGGCGAAGTGCTGCTGCACCGTTTCTCCCCGACCGGTTTCTATTCGAGCGCGGTCCTCAACCCGTTCCTGCGGCATCTGCAGGCGCGGTCGGACCGGCAGATCGCCTTTTCGGCGCAACCCGCCGGGGACCATACGCATCAGCTCGACGTCGGCGTGAAGGGCAAGAATTTCTGGGTGACGCTTGGCGATCTGCTGCGCGCGCGGCAATGGTATCGCGCCGGCTTTACCGATGCGTTGAAGACGCTGGACAACACGCTCGTGTTCGTGACGCCCGAGGACAAGGGCGTGATCCGCAAGGATCAGGCGGATTGCATGGGGTGCCTCAGCCAATGCGCGTTTTCGAGCTGGTCGGACACCGAGACCAACTCGACTGGGCGGCTCGCCGATCCGCGCAGCTTCTGCATCCAGAAGACGCTGCAGGACATCGCGCATGGCGGCGAGATCGACCAGAATCTGATGTTCGCCGGGCATGGTGCGTATCAGTTCAAGCGTGATCCGTTTTATTCCAACGGCTTCGTGCCGACGGTGAAGCAGTTGGTCGATCGGATTCTGACGGGCGACTGA
- a CDS encoding SDR family oxidoreductase, whose translation MNNISDAHTAMTRLQGKRAIITGGTTGIGRAIAVLLASEGVKVFICGRDQHHLDDALTRIREVGEGDGVTIDLSDPEHVKAFFDQGAAYLGGLDVAVINAAVAAEGLSTMSEPDLRYAIAVDFTAYLLSAHAAVQQLDGKGDIVLIGSMSAHVLGPSSTVYAGIKYGIQGFAYAFRREMGPKNIKVSLVEPGLTGSNMQTDPPEIQREKIKKEESLRAEDIAVAVQYILTQPNRAIIQQLTITPRMQED comes from the coding sequence ATGAACAATATATCTGACGCCCACACTGCGATGACGCGCCTGCAGGGCAAGCGCGCGATCATTACCGGCGGCACGACCGGGATCGGCCGCGCGATCGCGGTGCTGCTGGCGAGCGAAGGCGTGAAGGTGTTCATTTGCGGGCGCGACCAGCACCATCTCGATGATGCGCTGACCCGGATCCGCGAGGTCGGCGAGGGCGACGGCGTGACGATCGACTTGAGCGATCCGGAGCATGTGAAAGCGTTTTTCGATCAAGGTGCCGCCTATCTCGGCGGGCTCGATGTGGCGGTGATCAATGCCGCCGTCGCGGCCGAGGGCCTGAGCACGATGTCCGAGCCGGACTTGCGGTATGCCATTGCGGTCGATTTCACCGCCTATCTGCTCAGTGCGCATGCTGCGGTCCAGCAACTCGACGGGAAAGGCGATATCGTGTTGATCGGGTCGATGAGCGCGCACGTGCTCGGGCCGAGCTCGACCGTCTATGCCGGCATCAAATACGGCATCCAGGGTTTCGCCTATGCCTTCCGGCGCGAAATGGGGCCGAAGAACATCAAGGTTTCGCTGGTCGAACCGGGACTGACCGGATCGAACATGCAAACCGACCCGCCGGAGATCCAGCGCGAGAAGATCAAAAAGGAGGAGTCGCTGCGTGCGGAGGACATTGCGGTCGCGGTGCAGTATATCCTGACCCAGCCCAACCGCGCGATCATCCAGCAATTGACGATCACGCCGCGCATGCAGGAAGACTGA
- a CDS encoding GNAT family N-acetyltransferase, whose amino-acid sequence MSAPIVLPGNAELLPLRFQIGARTIAAVQRRMVRVPLSLDQVLDGRVPALPPLDRAAHGYAITSLPQKQLEAVARVGGGMIAHVRQCYPRHYADLTIGFEAYRAALSGNTRSGLKRKAKKVMEASGGMLDVRRFRTPDELSQFHAVARGISERTYQEKLLGGGLPEDAAFLQSMYALAAAGAVRAWLLYVGGEPAAYLYCPIENGTVRYDHVGHDPVYNDLSPGGVLMLEVMGDLYAEPRLRWFDFTEGDGQHKRSFATHGVECLDLLLLRATPTNRATLAALGAFDRCAAWGKRAVARWGLAGLAKKLRR is encoded by the coding sequence ATGTCCGCGCCGATCGTCCTTCCCGGAAACGCCGAACTGCTGCCGCTGCGCTTTCAGATCGGCGCGCGGACGATCGCGGCGGTCCAGCGCCGGATGGTGCGCGTGCCGCTGTCGCTCGATCAGGTTCTGGACGGACGGGTGCCGGCGCTGCCGCCGCTCGACCGCGCCGCGCATGGCTATGCGATCACCTCCTTGCCGCAGAAACAATTGGAAGCGGTTGCGCGAGTCGGCGGCGGGATGATCGCGCATGTCCGGCAATGCTACCCGCGGCATTATGCCGATTTGACGATCGGGTTCGAGGCGTATCGCGCGGCGCTCTCGGGCAACACGCGATCCGGGCTGAAGCGCAAGGCCAAGAAAGTGATGGAGGCGTCGGGCGGAATGCTCGACGTGCGGCGGTTCCGCACGCCCGATGAGTTGAGCCAGTTCCACGCGGTCGCGCGCGGGATTTCCGAGCGGACCTATCAGGAGAAGCTGCTCGGCGGTGGATTGCCCGAGGATGCGGCGTTCCTGCAGAGCATGTATGCGCTGGCGGCCGCGGGCGCGGTGCGGGCGTGGTTGTTGTACGTTGGCGGGGAGCCGGCGGCGTATCTCTATTGCCCGATCGAGAACGGCACCGTGCGCTACGATCATGTCGGGCACGATCCGGTGTATAACGATCTGTCCCCCGGCGGTGTGCTGATGCTGGAGGTGATGGGGGATTTGTACGCCGAGCCGCGCCTGCGCTGGTTCGATTTCACCGAAGGCGATGGCCAGCACAAGCGCAGCTTCGCGACACACGGGGTCGAATGCCTCGACCTGCTGTTGCTGCGCGCCACGCCGACCAACCGCGCGACGCTGGCCGCGCTCGGCGCGTTCGACCGGTGTGCGGCGTGGGGCAAGCGCGCGGTCGCGCGCTGGGGGCTGGCAGGGCTGGCGAAGAAGCTGCGGCGGTAG